ACATGCATGTGCCAATAGAATTATTTATTGATCATTGAACATTTTATTCTGACTATCATTTCCAAgttaaaactataaaaaaggTACAGAGTTCATTTGGCTTGAACTAAACGATTCAAAACAATATAAGACAGTTTTCGCTACTCAGTGTAACGGACAATTCATCAAAAAAATACCCATAAAACATCATCTTATATTATGTTGCTCTACGCACAGTTACGATAACACAACTATCGAGATCCTATAAACTAAAATGATTGGAACAGTTCACTAACATATACCACTAAAGAAATTATCGCTTTATTCATGGCTGCAGATATGAAACCATGCAAATCTTCTCGTATTGCACAAATCCCTTTTCATCACAATTAGCACACAAAGGTAGCTTAAATAACTACGCCGTGCCAAGAAATATCctaaagaaatttaaaagaaactTTAACCACAGCATGAACACGGGTCAAACGGCTCAACATGTATACAAGCATTTAATCTGCAACATACTCAATGTAGCAATAACATGTTGCgctttataaataaaattacattaaaatcaCGGACCTTATCGGCAGTTATTAGTTCGTTTGGTAATCGTTGGTATTGCAGATTGCAAACGATTGTATCGAATGTAGCTTTTGATTGATGGTTTTCAACATTGCGGTTTATCTCTCTGTTACATTTCCTTCCGAGAAATCTTGTTTACATCCTCCATGAAACAACTTTCATACCTTGGCTAAAGTTAAATTGAGTTTGAAAATTTAGTAGCTTTTACACAAACTTCAGCAACAACGCTATGTTCGAAATCCGTGAAATATGATCAATATTGCTATAGTTTATCGCTTTATATACTTTCGTCTATGTGACACCTAATGGACACTTTCGTAAGTAACATCGGCATGGAAGCCCTTCTCATCAGCAGTATATCGTACGTTCTGTACTCGACCGTCCGGCAATAAAATGTGATACTCTCCACGCGTAACACCATTGTCATGGTTTTGTACGTGACCGAAATCATTTCCAGTGTGGAAATCTCGTACTCTGTATCCGAATGCATATCCTTCCGAGTCCTGCAAACATAAACAGAAGAAACGAAATTATTTTGTGTAATTTCTAGACAACTGCCGCTGTATGCTTCCGTACATCATAATGTTCGCTGCTggaatggtgatggtggtgatgctgcTCTTGATAATGATGTGATATTGATTCGCTATGCGGAGTAGCAGGCGTACTGTGAATGTTAATATGACGATATGTGTTTGATTCATGGCCAGCCTCTTCTTCGTTAAATTCGTGATGTTCTATTATTTGAGTTGGAATTGCGTTACGCGATCTGACATCGTCCGTTGTATGACTGGGTGTTCCAATGGTGGGTCCTACTAAATCGGAGTCCAAAACGTCGGACACATCTTCTTTAATCGGAGTGTATTCCTTATGCGATGGTATCTGCAACGGGAGGTTCATCTGTACCGTGTGATAGATACTGTCATCATAGATTGCTGTTCGTAATTTTGGACTATGATCTATTTGGACTGATCGATAACCCGCTCGAGACTGCTTGGGTGTCGGTGTTGAAGATTCTGGAAATGTCACTGGAGCTGTACTATCCTGAGGACGATGCTGTTTTTCTGTGCTTCCGATCGGAACGGGCATGTGTAGGAGTTGATTTAGCCCCTTTAATTGCACACTCGGGCGTTGTCCGATTAAAGCCGATAGAGCCGCAATACTTCCTCCGGATGTGTCTATTTCATTCGATTGTTTTGTGGATGGTTGCGATGTATCGATcaaattattgtattttttactATCATAGTAATTTTCTTGCTCACGAGATTCTTCTTTGGAATCAGGAATCACAATTTTCATGCTCTGGAAGGATTGTGCTGGTTCTTTTACCGATTTACTATGGCCATAATGAAGTTCAATCGGCCCGTAAGGATTATCATATCCCTGACCAGCATTTTCGCTAGTTCCCGGACTTGTGATATCTTTATCATAAGATATCGATATACTAGGCTGAACTGTGATCTTAGTACGTGGTTGGTTCATTTTCACTGGAACTGGTATCTCTTTTATCACGTATTGAATCTTGGGCCGCTCTTTTATGACAACTTCTTCCGGACTCTCTGTATGTGATGCTTTGTAATCACCATGCTCAGCGGATTGTGAACCTAGTACTGAATTAGAAGACACTGcaggagaaaagaaaactgctCGTGGATGGTAACCAGGCGATAGCTCATTCATTTTGCTCTGCTCACTGACCGGCTTAAAAGTGTTCACGTATTGCGGACTAATTACCAACGGTTGTGCCGGAACCTTGTGATACAACCGTTTCGGTCGTCGCAGATCCGAATATGACCACCATGCCTTCGGAATGCCCTGTACTGATGAGCTCATTGATCTACTTGAATCAGTCGTTTCCGGGGACGCCACGGTATCCATACCTATTGTCCTACTTGGAATAAATCCAGTTTGTCCGTTAGACTCCTCTTCCACGACTGGTAGTTGTGTTTCCGAGAGTTTGACACTGGGCACAAACTTTGGTTCGGAAATTTTGGTCGTACTACTGTACGGTTTCTTTGTCTTCGGTTTCTTATCACCAAAAAAGTACTTGGGAGTTGATTGCACAACAGATCCATCCGATGTCTCATCTCTTCCTTTCCCATTCATGCGTTCATTTTCTTTAAGCGCTATATCTATCGCTTTCTGCACGCCAAGAGGGAGATCCTCGTAATTAGCTATCTGCTTCTGCTTTTTACCTCTGATTTTAATGCGTCGAGACTCCTCCGGGCTCATATCACTATCTTCGTCGTCTTCCACCGGTTGGACGTTTtcgcgtttttctttcttgcttgCCTCCCCGATCTTTCCGTTCGATACTGGACGATCAACTACTTCATCGAACACTTTTCCACGCCTGTAGCTGTCTGAAGACGTAAAGGGATGTCGCAAATTTTCTGTTACCTTTGCGCTCTTTGCAGTGTAACTGCTTGTTTCGAATCGCTTGGCATCTTCCAGTTCAAACTTTACGTAATCTCGCGGATCGGGACTAGCTGACCGTCGATGCCTTTGAGCCACTTTCGAACTACCGTTTACCATTTCACTTTTCTCTCTAGATACCATTGCATCAGCTAGTTCGAATCGAAGTATCTCTCGAGGAACCGGCTCAATGCGATCTAGTGGTTGTTCTTCGCGCTTTACGCGAGGTTTCGACTGATGCGTATTTTGTGGCTCTAGGTCTGGAGAGAAAATCATGGCATCGGATAGCTCAAACCTAATCATTTCTCGAGGAACTATTTCGAGTTTTTTAGGGGTTTTCGCTGATGCTTGTTTCCCATCCAAACGTTTCGTACGAACCGAGGTCAGCTTGCGCAAATTCTCGACACGAATTCGATCGTATTGTTTCTCTTCCATGTTTTGGTACTGCTCATGCGCAGCAGTATAAGCAGCCATCATTGAAGCTTGCGGAAGTGGATCCCGCATTTGTCGATACTTTTTTCTCAAGTACGCTTTCATTCCCTGAAAAAGAATAAACATAATTGTGTACTATACATCGAATGCTTTCCTGCAATATAACAGAAAAATCTTACATTTCGGCTTTCGGTCGTCGCCCGAAAGGCTGCATTGGGACGACCTAGCTCAAACACGTCTTCAAACACAGCGGCTGGCGATCTACTTCCCAAGACAGTCAAGGGTAGCAATAGAAGAAGCTGCATGAAAGAAAGAGCATTAGTAACATTGAAATACCTTTTTTGCGCAAGATGGCTTGTTAACCGCAAAGTGAATACATCCCACGTCGATAAATACATGCAAAATCGAAAAATTACTAACACTGACCCCAAGAAAGGAACCATATTTCATGGAACCATTTAATGTCTTTACGCCGACGCCGCGAAAGTGCGAAACCCCGCAAACCATTAAGGAAGCGACTCCATCTTTGTAATGCTAATGGATTCAGTGTTTCTCTTGCTTTCATTGCCCATGATCTTCAGTATACGTTGGAGATGCAATACGACCAAATACGCATAGTCGATCGTCCATGACGAATTACGCAAAATGTTGAACAATCTCAAAAAGCCTGACACCATTGACGCCAAATCAATCACATCAAGAACACATCGGTGGTCAAACGTTTACTTGATTTTTTTGTCTCGTCCATATGTGCCACTTAGcgattttcgaatgtatagcaTGGCAAACATTGCAAAGGTCATCTTGTTAATGTTGGACCTTCTGCTTCACTTCGGGCATTGTTCATGGTCAATATCAACTTTCTTCTTTCCGAAATGTGTCCGTACCAAAACCTTTAAAACTTTCCGAAAAGTATCCGTAGCAAAAACACTCTCGTTTCAGTCTGGCACACAGCACAACGTTCTTTATAGATGATGAGTAAGCACACAAGAGTGTAAGCGTTAATGTTCAATGTTTTCATATTCTGTCTTTCTTTGGAAAACGTGGTGGCTTTTTGCACCTTTGTTAATAATCGATAGGCGAATCCTTCGTTTTGGGCGCTTTGCGTATACTTTGCGTATGCTTCCGTTTCAAGTACCGCTCTTTGTTCAGGCTTTCAAAACAGCAGCAATCTTCCAACTGTGATTTGCCTAGAATCAGTAGATTTGATATGGAGGCAGCCGAGAATTTTTCGTGGATCAGAATTGTTATAAATTATCGACTTTTGCTTATTGAAACCAAAATTTCCgtgtttcgtgttttgttttgtatcgaCTTAGCCGTAtcaacttatttttaccatgTAGCAGTACAGTCAGTAATTACTACGGGGGTTTGATCCATATAGGATTTTTcctcgatcctgtcgtgtgaacaCCGGCGTCGCTTTCTATACATTACCGAACCGCGCCTTAAACTAAAGTGTTCAGCTTTTTTGAAATGATACCAGATGAAAGTGAAAGAGTGGCTTTAGTGTCAGTAACACTTTACGGGTTAATTTTGGTCAAATATTTTACGTTGTGTAATTTGCAATCTAGTGATAACATACATCTGTAAGAATATGTTTTTTGGACAAA
The Anopheles moucheti chromosome 2, idAnoMoucSN_F20_07, whole genome shotgun sequence genome window above contains:
- the LOC128298672 gene encoding uncharacterized protein LOC128298672, with amino-acid sequence MRKYWLLLLLPLTVLGSRSPAAVFEDVFELGRPNAAFRATTESRNGMKAYLRKKYRQMRDPLPQASMMAAYTAAHEQYQNMEEKQYDRIRVENLRKLTSVRTKRLDGKQASAKTPKKLEIVPREMIRFELSDAMIFSPDLEPQNTHQSKPRVKREEQPLDRIEPVPREILRFELADAMVSREKSEMVNGSSKVAQRHRRSASPDPRDYVKFELEDAKRFETSSYTAKSAKVTENLRHPFTSSDSYRRGKVFDEVVDRPVSNGKIGEASKKEKRENVQPVEDDEDSDMSPEESRRIKIRGKKQKQIANYEDLPLGVQKAIDIALKENERMNGKGRDETSDGSVVQSTPKYFFGDKKPKTKKPYSSTTKISEPKFVPSVKLSETQLPVVEEESNGQTGFIPSRTIGMDTVASPETTDSSRSMSSSVQGIPKAWWSYSDLRRPKRLYHKVPAQPLVISPQYVNTFKPVSEQSKMNELSPGYHPRAVFFSPAVSSNSVLGSQSAEHGDYKASHTESPEEVVIKERPKIQYVIKEIPVPVKMNQPRTKITVQPSISISYDKDITSPGTSENAGQGYDNPYGPIELHYGHSKSVKEPAQSFQSMKIVIPDSKEESREQENYYDSKKYNNLIDTSQPSTKQSNEIDTSGGSIAALSALIGQRPSVQLKGLNQLLHMPVPIGSTEKQHRPQDSTAPVTFPESSTPTPKQSRAGYRSVQIDHSPKLRTAIYDDSIYHTVQMNLPLQIPSHKEYTPIKEDVSDVLDSDLVGPTIGTPSHTTDDVRSRNAIPTQIIEHHEFNEEEAGHESNTYRHINIHSTPATPHSESISHHYQEQHHHHHHSSSEHYDDSEGYAFGYRVRDFHTGNDFGHVQNHDNGVTRGEYHILLPDGRVQNVRYTADEKGFHADVTYESVH